A part of Vigna radiata var. radiata cultivar VC1973A chromosome 11, Vradiata_ver6, whole genome shotgun sequence genomic DNA contains:
- the LOC106778043 gene encoding uncharacterized protein LOC106778043 isoform X1: MTTMAELTTTKPSRSDEILDTEEQLRISYEIKAHFDALQPDRPIKPNRSEPGSPRAVNHSLSKNDIPELHKFQSLQSSSHDIISTEGVVNAQDEFVETKYYNELASIDKQHHTTGSGFIKVVAEGEESGYKIALPGSHVNAVETEIQPRGYKSNPATNDWVPSSDDYQVFVSSKPNRSECS; this comes from the exons ATGACGACGATGGCGGAATTGACGACGACGAAGCCCAGCCGGAGCGACGAGATTTTGGATACGGAAGAGCAATTGAGGATCTCTTATGAGATCAAAGCCCATTTCGATGCCTTGCAACCCGACCGACCCATCAAACCCAACAGAAGCGAACCCGGATCGCCACGCGCCGTTAACCACTCCCTCTCTAAGAACGATATTCCGGAGCTTCATAAATTTCAATCTCTTCAATCTAGCTCTCAT GATATAATTTCAACAGAGGGGGTGGTGAACGCACAGGATGAGTTTGTGGAGACGAAGTACTATAACGAATTGGCGTCCATTGACAAACAGCATCACACG ACGGGGAGTGGATTCATAAAGGTTGTAGCAGAAGGTGAGGAAAGTGGGTATAAGATTGCGTTACCCGGTAGCCATGTTAATGCAGTTGAAACAGAAATCCAACCCAGAGGATATAAAAGCAACCCTGCCACCAACGACTGGGTTCCTAGCAGTGATGATTATCAG GTTTTCGTCTCCTCAAAGCCAAATAGAAGCGAGTGCTCTTGA
- the LOC106778043 gene encoding uncharacterized protein LOC106778043 isoform X2 — MTTMAELTTTKPSRSDEILDTEEQLRISYEIKAHFDALQPDRPIKPNRSEPGSPRAVNHSLSKNDIPELHKFQSLQSSSHDIISTEGVVNAQDEFVETKYYNELASIDKQHHTTGSGFIKVVAEGEESGYKIALPGSHVNAVETEIQPRGYKSNPATNDWVPSSDDYQL; from the exons ATGACGACGATGGCGGAATTGACGACGACGAAGCCCAGCCGGAGCGACGAGATTTTGGATACGGAAGAGCAATTGAGGATCTCTTATGAGATCAAAGCCCATTTCGATGCCTTGCAACCCGACCGACCCATCAAACCCAACAGAAGCGAACCCGGATCGCCACGCGCCGTTAACCACTCCCTCTCTAAGAACGATATTCCGGAGCTTCATAAATTTCAATCTCTTCAATCTAGCTCTCAT GATATAATTTCAACAGAGGGGGTGGTGAACGCACAGGATGAGTTTGTGGAGACGAAGTACTATAACGAATTGGCGTCCATTGACAAACAGCATCACACG ACGGGGAGTGGATTCATAAAGGTTGTAGCAGAAGGTGAGGAAAGTGGGTATAAGATTGCGTTACCCGGTAGCCATGTTAATGCAGTTGAAACAGAAATCCAACCCAGAGGATATAAAAGCAACCCTGCCACCAACGACTGGGTTCCTAGCAGTGATGATTATCAG TTGTAA